In Gracilimonas sp., a single window of DNA contains:
- a CDS encoding competence/damage-inducible protein A, producing MKAQIISIGNELLIGDTVNTNASWLGRFLTGLGFTVSQVYTISDELNQIKRILKRALEESDVVICTGGLGPTHDDITKKAVAELFGVGQKLDEQTLAYIKSLFKERNIPLSKSNYSQAEVPENAEVLFNKAGTAPGMWFKENGYLAVLPGVPYEMKYLMKKRVAGKLREAFGEIGYLHSHYIKTAGVGESTLSDEILGDLSEYFTNGVSMAYLPSPGGVTLRLNASGKTEEEARQRLKKLTSVIHQKAGDYIYGEGKDYSISEAVGQLLIERNWKISVAESCTGGLIANTFTDVAGSSDYFDGGIISYSNHVKVNQLGVSESDLESVGAVSKEVALQMAKGVAEKLETDIGISTTGIAGPGGGTKEKPVGTIWMGWYQKGGEHFAIKTMFTKDRLINKERTKMVLLETTRRMLKGIDTMPYDLKKQLP from the coding sequence ATGAAAGCACAAATAATCTCAATTGGCAACGAACTACTTATTGGTGATACGGTAAACACAAATGCTTCCTGGCTGGGAAGGTTTTTAACCGGGTTGGGATTTACAGTCTCACAGGTTTATACCATCAGTGATGAACTAAACCAAATAAAAAGAATACTGAAACGCGCACTTGAAGAATCAGATGTAGTAATTTGTACGGGAGGATTAGGGCCTACACATGATGACATAACCAAAAAAGCAGTAGCTGAACTCTTTGGTGTTGGGCAAAAACTTGATGAACAGACGCTGGCTTACATTAAATCTTTGTTCAAGGAAAGAAACATTCCTTTATCGAAATCCAATTACAGTCAGGCTGAAGTTCCGGAAAATGCAGAAGTGCTTTTCAATAAAGCAGGAACGGCTCCGGGAATGTGGTTTAAAGAAAATGGATACTTAGCGGTACTGCCCGGCGTTCCTTACGAGATGAAGTACTTGATGAAGAAAAGAGTTGCGGGTAAACTTCGAGAGGCATTTGGAGAAATTGGTTACCTGCACTCACATTATATAAAAACAGCCGGTGTTGGAGAAAGTACTCTCAGTGATGAGATATTGGGAGATTTATCGGAATATTTTACAAATGGAGTAAGTATGGCCTATTTACCTTCTCCGGGTGGGGTGACTTTGCGCCTGAACGCAAGTGGCAAGACAGAAGAAGAGGCCAGGCAGCGTCTGAAGAAACTGACGTCTGTTATTCATCAAAAAGCAGGAGATTATATTTATGGAGAAGGTAAAGATTATTCTATAAGTGAGGCTGTCGGACAATTGTTGATAGAAAGAAATTGGAAAATTTCTGTAGCAGAAAGTTGTACAGGAGGACTCATTGCTAATACTTTTACAGATGTTGCCGGAAGCAGTGATTACTTTGATGGAGGTATTATTTCATATTCAAATCATGTGAAGGTAAATCAACTGGGTGTGTCTGAAAGTGATTTGGAGAGTGTTGGAGCTGTGAGTAAAGAGGTTGCCTTGCAAATGGCGAAGGGGGTGGCAGAAAAATTAGAAACGGACATTGGAATTTCTACTACAGGTATAGCAGGACCGGGCGGAGGCACAAAGGAAAAACCGGTGGGAACCATTTGGATGGGATGGTATCAAAAAGGAGGAGAACATTTTGCAATTAAAACTATGTTTACTAAAGATCGACTCATTAATAAAGAACGAACCAAAATGGTTTTATTGGAAACAACGCGGCGAATGTTAAAGGGAATTGATACCATGCCTTATGATTTAAAAAAGCAGTTGCCTTGA
- the pyrE gene encoding orotate phosphoribosyltransferase, protein MILNTSFARELAAHLLEINAVILRPNNPFTWTSGWNSPIYCDNRLTLRYPEIRNKIENEFTSIIKENFSDIDVVTGTATAGIPHAAWVAANLNKPMAYVRAKAKAHGMGNQIEGGVKKGESTVVIEDLISTGGSAISVVEALKFVGAKVEAVISIFTYDFDKAAKRFKDIGVPVYTLTDYKTLVNVAVEKGIIDGEDLDLLSSWRDHPEVWPDSPDDQ, encoded by the coding sequence ATGATACTTAATACCTCATTTGCTCGTGAGCTGGCTGCTCATTTGCTCGAAATTAACGCCGTAATTTTACGGCCCAACAATCCATTTACGTGGACGTCAGGCTGGAATTCTCCTATATACTGTGATAACCGACTTACGTTACGTTATCCTGAAATCAGGAATAAAATTGAAAACGAATTTACTTCTATCATCAAGGAAAATTTTTCAGACATAGACGTAGTTACAGGCACAGCTACGGCCGGGATTCCTCATGCGGCTTGGGTTGCAGCTAATCTGAACAAACCCATGGCTTATGTACGAGCTAAAGCAAAAGCACACGGGATGGGGAATCAAATTGAAGGCGGAGTTAAAAAAGGAGAGTCAACAGTTGTTATCGAAGATTTAATTTCCACCGGTGGCTCTGCTATTTCTGTTGTAGAAGCTCTGAAATTTGTTGGAGCTAAAGTTGAAGCAGTAATTTCTATTTTTACTTACGATTTTGACAAAGCCGCCAAACGATTTAAAGATATAGGAGTTCCTGTTTATACGCTTACTGATTACAAAACCCTTGTTAATGTAGCCGTTGAAAAAGGCATTATTGATGGTGAGGATTTAGATTTGCTATCCAGTTGGAGGGATCATCCCGAAGTATGGCCCGATAGCCCTGACGATCAATAA
- a CDS encoding permease-like cell division protein FtsX, with protein MSIKYIVREGFTGIKRTKLAATTSIFSLFIAVLLLGVLTRIGFNVYSQAMSIKDLIEVEVFLLDVDERTTDQIRQQLEDEELVQEITYISKDSASAVMRREFGAGVEELAELNFLPASFRLNVDTDAGAEEIESMVSRLSDIRGVDEVEYNAVLLRMMESNLNTFSLIVGGIGILILLAALILVYNTIRLTIYAKRDLIRAMKLVGATNKFIRSPFIVEGILQGLIAGTLALLSVFVIFEFAVPFYLSDLGTLSWPFGRWYYLAGAMLILSVSMGWWGSRWAARRFIEETYISD; from the coding sequence ATGAGTATAAAATATATTGTAAGAGAAGGTTTTACAGGAATTAAGCGAACTAAACTTGCTGCTACCACGTCTATCTTCTCTTTGTTTATTGCTGTGCTGTTATTAGGTGTACTAACCCGAATCGGCTTTAATGTATATAGTCAGGCAATGTCAATTAAAGACCTTATAGAAGTAGAGGTATTTTTACTTGATGTGGATGAGCGTACCACCGATCAAATTCGACAGCAGCTGGAAGATGAAGAGTTGGTTCAGGAGATAACATACATTTCTAAAGACAGTGCCTCTGCAGTAATGCGAAGGGAATTTGGTGCCGGTGTTGAAGAGCTTGCAGAGCTTAATTTTCTTCCCGCATCTTTTCGTTTGAATGTCGATACCGACGCAGGTGCAGAGGAAATTGAGAGTATGGTTTCCCGATTGAGCGACATACGCGGGGTTGATGAAGTGGAGTATAATGCAGTATTACTCAGGATGATGGAATCAAACCTGAATACCTTTTCACTGATCGTGGGCGGAATTGGAATTTTGATTTTACTGGCGGCACTTATCCTGGTTTATAATACTATCCGGCTTACCATTTATGCCAAGAGAGATTTGATTAGAGCTATGAAATTGGTGGGTGCTACGAATAAATTTATTCGCAGTCCTTTTATAGTTGAGGGAATTTTACAGGGATTAATTGCCGGTACCTTAGCCTTACTCAGTGTATTTGTGATATTTGAATTTGCCGTTCCTTTCTATCTTTCTGATTTAGGAACGTTGAGCTGGCCTTTTGGAAGATGGTATTATTTGGCCGGAGCTATGTTAATACTATCTGTTTCGATGGGATGGTGGGGAAGTCGATGGGCTGCCCGCCGATTTATTGAAGAGACTTATATCTCAGACTAA
- a CDS encoding transcriptional repressor, translating into MAHPAHEDTVNLVKEIFRSYLKERNQRQTPERFMVLEEIYTADGHFDADDIFFRMKEGGTRVSRATVYNTLDLLVECGLVQRQQFGKSQYYYERAYAYQQHDHIICRECGHVLEFCDPRVGEIQRMLSEIHDMDIDGHSLHFFGTCTDTEACKRRKEADNKIADLKES; encoded by the coding sequence ATGGCACACCCAGCACACGAAGATACAGTAAATTTAGTAAAGGAGATATTTCGCTCCTACCTTAAAGAACGTAACCAACGCCAAACACCTGAGCGTTTCATGGTGTTAGAAGAAATCTATACCGCCGATGGTCATTTTGATGCAGACGATATTTTCTTTCGCATGAAAGAAGGGGGTACCAGAGTTTCGAGGGCTACTGTATATAACACATTAGATTTGTTGGTAGAATGCGGACTTGTACAACGTCAGCAGTTTGGGAAAAGTCAGTATTATTATGAGCGTGCTTATGCCTATCAGCAGCACGATCATATTATCTGTAGGGAATGCGGCCATGTACTGGAATTTTGTGATCCGCGTGTAGGTGAAATCCAGCGGATGCTTTCTGAAATCCATGATATGGATATTGATGGCCACTCGCTCCATTTCTTCGGAACTTGCACCGATACTGAAGCTTGTAAGCGTAGAAAAGAAGCTGACAATAAAATTGCGGATCTTAAAGAATCATAA
- the hslV gene encoding ATP-dependent protease subunit HslV has product MNLSELHATTVVGIIHNGKAAIGCDGQATMEKTVMKSTVKKVRKLYEGKILAGFAGSTADAFTLFEKYEEKLNEYNGNMERAAVELAKEWRKDKFLQKLQALLIVMNNDKSLIISGQGDVIEPDDEIATIGSGGSYALSAARAMVKHSPKLSSRQIVEDALNIAADIDIYTNHNITILEIED; this is encoded by the coding sequence ATGAATTTATCTGAACTACACGCAACTACCGTAGTGGGTATCATCCATAACGGTAAAGCAGCTATTGGCTGTGACGGCCAGGCCACCATGGAAAAGACCGTTATGAAAAGCACCGTTAAAAAAGTGCGCAAATTATACGAAGGTAAAATTTTAGCCGGTTTTGCCGGCTCTACCGCCGATGCTTTTACCCTCTTTGAAAAGTATGAAGAGAAACTCAATGAGTATAATGGGAATATGGAACGAGCAGCTGTAGAACTAGCCAAAGAATGGCGCAAAGATAAGTTTTTACAAAAACTTCAGGCACTGCTGATTGTCATGAATAATGATAAGTCGCTCATCATTTCAGGACAAGGTGATGTTATAGAACCCGATGATGAAATTGCAACCATTGGCAGCGGCGGCTCTTATGCTTTATCAGCAGCCAGGGCCATGGTAAAACATTCACCAAAATTATCTTCGCGCCAAATCGTTGAAGATGCCCTGAACATTGCGGCCGATATCGACATTTATACCAATCATAATATTACGATTTTAGAAATTGAAGACTGA
- a CDS encoding long-chain fatty acid--CoA ligase, with protein MPTIVPFETLTELFINLSKKYKGAGKKPFYYKPTPDSEYKPIDWDQVTDDVYSIAAYLIEKGIEKGDRVGILSENRYEWAAVDLAIQLVGAINASLYTTLPAGQCEYILKDSGAKIFFVSTGLQLKKAVEVFENCEELHEVIAFDTPKLEHLMEEEYVKMYDDMLMEGGKHLATHMETIKARVKAVEPEDVSTLIYTSGTTGKPKGAMLTHHNIVSNVKAATQHIYWDDNDRLLSFLPLCHSFERTAGYYAMISSGVEIYYAESVDTVSKNMPEAKPTIMISVPRLFEKMYNLIVKSVEEGSETKKKIFNWAVETGRKYSNGERGLVTLQKKIADKLVFDKLKQRTGGHVRLFVSGGAALPPEIDTFFQCAGMNILQGYGLTETSPVMAANKPGQEKVGAVGTIIPGVTVGIQSLENGEILAEISGEDYPTDLSCEAGEILCKGPNVMKGYWNNEQATKEMIDEDGWLHTGDVGKFDEGFLKITDRIKHMIVNAGGKNIYPGPIEDLFKTSKWIDQIVVVGEAQNYMAAIIVPDFEAVAKFAKGQGLSFSDNEELIELDEVKDLYKKELRAFSKELASHEKIRDFRLVPNEFTVETGEITPTLKVKRRIIADKYGHLIEDIFKDDNN; from the coding sequence ATGCCTACTATCGTCCCTTTTGAAACACTTACTGAACTTTTTATTAACCTTTCCAAGAAGTATAAAGGAGCAGGGAAAAAGCCATTTTACTATAAACCAACTCCTGATTCTGAGTATAAGCCTATTGATTGGGATCAAGTTACCGATGATGTCTATTCCATTGCTGCTTATTTGATTGAAAAGGGAATTGAAAAGGGAGACAGGGTTGGAATTTTAAGTGAGAACAGATACGAATGGGCTGCGGTTGATTTAGCTATTCAACTAGTTGGTGCAATCAATGCCTCACTGTATACAACCCTTCCGGCCGGACAGTGTGAATATATTTTAAAAGACTCCGGAGCAAAAATATTTTTTGTTTCCACAGGGCTTCAACTTAAGAAGGCGGTAGAAGTATTTGAAAATTGTGAAGAATTGCATGAAGTAATCGCTTTCGATACCCCAAAGTTAGAGCATCTGATGGAAGAGGAGTATGTAAAGATGTATGATGATATGCTGATGGAAGGGGGTAAGCATCTCGCAACTCACATGGAGACCATTAAAGCAAGAGTTAAAGCTGTTGAGCCGGAAGATGTATCCACCTTGATTTATACATCCGGTACTACGGGAAAACCTAAAGGCGCAATGCTTACTCACCACAATATAGTGAGTAATGTGAAAGCGGCTACCCAACATATTTATTGGGATGATAATGATCGCTTACTCTCATTTCTACCTTTATGTCATTCTTTTGAAAGAACAGCCGGTTACTATGCCATGATATCAAGTGGAGTAGAAATTTATTATGCAGAGAGTGTAGATACCGTTTCCAAGAATATGCCGGAGGCCAAGCCGACTATTATGATTAGTGTACCTCGTTTATTTGAAAAGATGTACAACCTGATTGTAAAAAGTGTGGAAGAGGGCAGTGAAACCAAGAAAAAAATATTTAACTGGGCAGTTGAAACCGGACGTAAATATTCTAATGGAGAAAGAGGATTGGTTACACTCCAAAAGAAAATTGCCGACAAGTTGGTTTTTGATAAATTGAAGCAACGCACAGGTGGGCACGTGCGTCTTTTTGTGTCAGGCGGAGCAGCTCTTCCTCCTGAAATTGATACATTTTTTCAGTGTGCCGGAATGAATATTTTGCAGGGGTATGGGTTAACGGAGACATCTCCGGTGATGGCTGCTAACAAACCGGGTCAAGAAAAGGTAGGGGCTGTGGGAACGATCATTCCGGGAGTAACGGTAGGTATTCAGAGTTTGGAAAATGGTGAAATCCTGGCTGAAATAAGTGGAGAAGATTATCCTACTGATTTAAGTTGTGAAGCCGGGGAAATACTTTGTAAAGGCCCTAACGTTATGAAGGGATATTGGAATAACGAACAAGCCACAAAGGAAATGATTGATGAGGATGGATGGCTGCATACCGGGGATGTAGGAAAATTTGATGAAGGATTCCTGAAAATAACGGACCGCATTAAGCATATGATTGTAAATGCCGGTGGTAAAAATATTTATCCCGGCCCGATCGAAGATCTATTTAAAACAAGTAAATGGATTGATCAGATTGTGGTTGTTGGAGAAGCACAAAATTACATGGCAGCGATTATAGTGCCTGATTTTGAGGCTGTTGCCAAATTTGCCAAAGGTCAGGGTTTGTCTTTTTCGGATAATGAGGAACTTATTGAACTTGATGAAGTGAAGGATCTGTATAAAAAAGAATTACGGGCTTTTTCTAAGGAATTGGCATCCCATGAAAAAATTCGTGACTTCCGGCTGGTTCCGAATGAATTTACGGTAGAGACAGGTGAAATTACGCCCACATTAAAGGTCAAGCGCCGAATCATTGCTGATAAATATGGTCATTTAATTGAGGATATCTTTAAAGATGACAACAATTAA
- the hslU gene encoding ATP-dependent protease ATPase subunit HslU gives MLTIEEKNLTPQQIVAELDKYIVGQKSAKRSVSIALRNRWRRLNSDEEIREEIIPNNILLIGPTGVGKTEIARRLAKLAHAPFMKVEASKFTEVGYVGRDVESMIRDLTDVAISMVKKEMQDRVKEKAAQKAEERILDILIPPVKKTGVGFNSSNSSEDFDPQKASDSELNERTRERFREKLRNGELEEREIEIEVQSTKSPMMQVFGPQGMEEMGINLQDMLGNLGKGNKTAKRKLPISEAREILTDEEAEKLIDHESAVQEALERVQKQGIVFIDEIDKIAESSTGSGGKGGPDVSRQGVQRDLLPIVEGSAVNTKHGIVKTDHILFIGSGAFHVSKPSDLIPELQGRFPIRVELNSLTEDDFVDILSKPKNALTKQYIAMLKSEGVGIEFKEDAIREIARIAAEVNSSVENIGARRLHTIMSSLFDELLFAVPDDINSGEITIDKAYVDKQLCDIVKDKDLSHYIL, from the coding sequence ATGTTAACTATTGAAGAGAAGAATTTAACACCTCAGCAAATTGTAGCTGAGTTAGATAAATACATCGTTGGCCAAAAATCAGCCAAGAGATCAGTATCTATTGCCCTGCGTAATCGCTGGAGAAGACTCAATTCCGATGAGGAAATACGTGAGGAAATCATTCCCAACAATATTTTACTCATTGGACCTACCGGAGTCGGTAAAACCGAGATAGCCCGCCGTTTAGCGAAGCTGGCCCATGCCCCTTTCATGAAGGTTGAGGCATCCAAATTTACTGAAGTCGGGTACGTTGGCCGGGATGTAGAATCCATGATCCGAGATCTTACGGATGTAGCCATCAGCATGGTTAAGAAAGAAATGCAGGACCGGGTAAAAGAAAAAGCAGCCCAAAAAGCAGAAGAACGAATTCTTGATATCCTTATCCCTCCTGTCAAAAAAACAGGGGTTGGTTTTAACAGCAGTAATTCATCTGAGGACTTTGACCCTCAAAAAGCCAGCGACTCGGAGCTAAATGAACGTACCCGAGAACGATTTCGTGAGAAGCTTAGAAATGGAGAATTGGAGGAACGCGAAATTGAAATTGAAGTTCAGTCTACCAAAAGTCCCATGATGCAGGTTTTTGGACCTCAGGGAATGGAAGAGATGGGTATTAACCTCCAGGATATGTTAGGAAATCTTGGAAAAGGAAATAAAACAGCAAAACGAAAACTACCTATCAGTGAAGCGCGGGAAATTCTTACGGACGAAGAAGCCGAGAAGCTAATTGATCATGAATCTGCCGTGCAGGAAGCCCTTGAACGTGTTCAGAAACAAGGAATCGTATTTATTGATGAAATTGATAAAATTGCAGAATCGTCTACCGGAAGTGGAGGAAAAGGCGGTCCGGATGTGAGTCGCCAAGGTGTTCAGCGAGATTTACTTCCTATTGTAGAAGGAAGTGCCGTTAATACTAAACACGGGATCGTTAAAACCGACCATATCCTTTTTATTGGATCTGGTGCGTTTCACGTTTCCAAACCATCTGATTTAATTCCCGAATTGCAAGGGCGTTTTCCAATTAGAGTGGAGTTAAATTCTTTAACTGAAGATGATTTCGTTGATATTCTCTCAAAACCAAAAAATGCACTTACCAAGCAGTATATTGCTATGTTAAAATCAGAAGGTGTAGGTATTGAATTTAAAGAAGATGCCATCCGGGAAATTGCCCGAATTGCTGCCGAGGTGAATTCCTCTGTTGAAAATATTGGAGCACGACGGTTGCATACCATTATGTCTTCACTGTTTGATGAGCTTTTATTTGCCGTACCGGATGATATTAATTCCGGAGAAATCACCATAGATAAGGCATATGTTGACAAACAATTATGCGACATTGTAAAAGATAAAGACTTGAGCCATTACATACTCTAA
- a CDS encoding CDP-alcohol phosphatidyltransferase family protein, translating into MKNLPNILSAFRMVLAPIFLFMYIQDALIWRSLSIAVFATAAVTDYFDGKIARYYQLESDFGVFLDPLADKFLTFAGFLCLPFLDVTQFPWWAIIAIVARDIIVTALRLYAGRKKFTMKTRLTAKAKTMVQMIFLYAVLLIGVFKQADIEFADVAAQFFNSGILYYVMMFVTALTVYSGIEYLWVNREIFKIQGQPS; encoded by the coding sequence ATGAAAAACCTGCCTAACATACTTAGCGCCTTCAGGATGGTATTAGCCCCCATCTTTTTATTTATGTATATCCAAGATGCTTTAATTTGGCGTTCGCTCAGTATAGCCGTTTTTGCCACAGCTGCTGTTACTGATTACTTTGACGGGAAAATCGCTCGCTACTATCAGTTAGAAAGCGATTTTGGGGTTTTCCTGGATCCCCTTGCCGATAAGTTTCTTACTTTTGCGGGTTTTTTGTGCCTTCCTTTTTTAGATGTTACGCAATTTCCATGGTGGGCTATTATCGCCATTGTAGCTCGTGATATAATAGTAACTGCTCTGAGACTTTACGCCGGCAGGAAAAAGTTTACTATGAAAACCCGCCTAACAGCTAAAGCAAAAACTATGGTACAAATGATTTTCTTATATGCTGTTCTTTTGATTGGTGTGTTCAAACAAGCGGATATTGAGTTTGCAGACGTAGCAGCTCAATTTTTTAACTCAGGGATTTTATACTATGTCATGATGTTTGTTACTGCGTTGACTGTTTATTCGGGAATTGAATATTTATGGGTGAACCGAGAAATTTTCAAAATTCAAGGTCAACCTTCGTGA
- a CDS encoding phosphatidylglycerophosphatase A, which translates to MNALKHFLGTGFYSGLIPKAPGTAGSTVAVFIIFGIIYAQVYPWLLLFLILTSLISFWVTPYFEQEFGNDPELMVIDEWAGQSMTFIVISFTGNLQTDIIILLTGFIFFRIFDILKPLGINKLQNLEGWFGILADDLLAGLYALICLKTLIFTWPNLFGMT; encoded by the coding sequence GTGAATGCACTCAAGCACTTTTTAGGAACCGGATTCTATTCAGGTTTGATTCCAAAAGCCCCCGGGACAGCCGGAAGTACAGTTGCTGTTTTTATTATTTTTGGAATTATCTATGCACAAGTTTACCCATGGTTGCTACTTTTTTTGATTCTCACTTCACTGATTTCATTCTGGGTCACTCCCTATTTTGAACAAGAATTTGGAAACGACCCCGAGTTAATGGTTATTGATGAGTGGGCCGGTCAAAGCATGACTTTTATCGTTATTTCCTTTACAGGAAACCTTCAAACTGATATTATAATTTTGTTAACCGGGTTTATCTTCTTTAGAATCTTTGATATTCTAAAGCCTTTGGGAATCAACAAATTGCAAAATTTAGAGGGCTGGTTTGGAATTTTAGCCGATGATTTATTAGCAGGATTGTATGCGCTTATCTGCTTAAAAACCCTTATTTTTACGTGGCCGAATTTATTTGGGATGACATAA
- a CDS encoding S41 family peptidase, whose amino-acid sequence MHLKKILYPNVLILLILSVLRFTGVDPVLQTENDDTKNLTKYHQAQRSIVANYFREPDIDRMYKSSIRSMVDAIKDSTLKITGTPIDTTFKGIKINSIRDSFTNFEKGYLYVSNNSPDENMAKLTEAAIRGMFSTLDPHSLYIEAEDNEQIQAEFAGKFQGIGVQFQIIQDTITVVTAISGGPSEQLGIRSGDRIIQIEDSSSVGYTNEMVLRRLRGEKGTEVKVTIKRPNVKEPINFTIVRDDIPLYTVDTSYMLDDRTGYIKINRFAATTHDEFMQAAEELKEEGMNRLVLDLRGNPGGYLSQAIAIAEEFFPRGTELVSTKSKHERFNGEYYSRKDGDFRNKPVIVLVDEGSASASEIVSGAIQDHDRGLIVGKRTFGKGLVQQQYELIDESSVRVTISRYYTPSGRLIQKPFVEGGEEYAYEIYRRDDAMNDASEFIDDIPDSLKHSTAAGRTVYGGGGIVPDYIVPADTNTAAYVFNFAIRERVSFDYVRSFLDENGDKFRTKWESDFEHFRENFNWEPHHMSEVKSKLLERGMVIADSVKSPAFRRDSLFVPSGHFEEVAWLLEGRMKAELARQVWGMEYFYPIVNDIFDNTLDKAMTLWDAVARLEAVASGKADASVFENLNKN is encoded by the coding sequence ATGCACTTGAAAAAAATACTCTATCCCAACGTTTTAATATTATTAATTCTCTCTGTTTTACGATTTACGGGAGTTGATCCTGTTCTTCAAACGGAAAATGATGACACAAAAAACCTTACCAAGTATCATCAAGCACAGCGTAGTATTGTAGCCAATTATTTTAGAGAACCTGATATAGATCGGATGTATAAGTCTAGTATTCGATCTATGGTAGATGCTATCAAAGATTCCACACTTAAAATTACCGGAACTCCGATAGATACTACTTTCAAAGGGATTAAAATAAATTCAATTCGAGATTCTTTCACAAACTTTGAAAAGGGTTACCTGTATGTAAGTAATAACAGCCCCGATGAAAATATGGCTAAGCTTACTGAAGCAGCTATCAGGGGTATGTTTTCAACTCTGGATCCACATTCCTTATACATTGAAGCGGAAGATAATGAGCAAATTCAAGCTGAGTTTGCCGGAAAATTCCAGGGAATTGGAGTTCAGTTTCAGATTATTCAAGATACCATAACGGTTGTTACAGCCATTTCGGGTGGACCCAGTGAACAACTTGGGATACGCTCCGGAGATCGTATCATACAAATCGAAGATTCCTCCTCAGTTGGTTATACCAATGAAATGGTATTGCGCCGACTTAGAGGGGAAAAAGGAACTGAAGTTAAGGTCACAATAAAAAGACCTAATGTTAAAGAGCCGATTAATTTCACTATTGTACGAGATGATATCCCGCTCTATACCGTGGACACTTCTTATATGCTGGATGATCGTACCGGTTACATTAAAATAAATCGATTTGCAGCAACCACACACGATGAGTTCATGCAAGCCGCAGAAGAACTTAAAGAAGAAGGCATGAATCGATTGGTTTTAGATCTTCGTGGGAACCCGGGGGGCTACTTAAGTCAAGCTATTGCAATTGCTGAAGAGTTTTTCCCAAGGGGTACTGAATTAGTTTCTACCAAAAGTAAACACGAGAGATTTAATGGAGAATATTATTCAAGAAAAGACGGTGACTTTAGAAATAAGCCTGTTATTGTTTTGGTTGATGAAGGTTCAGCTTCAGCCAGTGAAATTGTAAGTGGTGCCATACAGGACCACGATCGTGGTTTGATTGTCGGTAAACGAACTTTTGGAAAAGGGCTGGTACAGCAGCAATACGAACTAATAGATGAAAGCAGTGTCAGAGTAACAATTTCTCGTTACTACACTCCATCCGGACGTTTGATCCAGAAACCATTTGTCGAAGGCGGTGAAGAATACGCCTATGAGATTTATCGTCGTGATGATGCTATGAATGATGCTTCTGAATTTATTGATGACATTCCCGATTCACTAAAACACAGCACTGCTGCCGGTAGAACTGTTTACGGCGGCGGCGGCATTGTTCCTGACTACATTGTTCCGGCTGATACTAACACCGCCGCATATGTTTTTAATTTTGCAATCAGGGAACGCGTTTCTTTTGATTACGTACGCTCATTTTTAGATGAAAATGGAGATAAATTCAGAACCAAATGGGAATCTGATTTTGAACATTTCCGGGAAAATTTTAATTGGGAACCTCATCATATGAGTGAGGTGAAATCTAAGCTTCTGGAGCGAGGCATGGTAATCGCTGATTCCGTTAAAAGTCCTGCTTTCAGACGAGATTCATTGTTTGTGCCAAGCGGTCATTTTGAAGAAGTTGCCTGGTTGCTTGAAGGACGAATGAAAGCTGAATTAGCGCGTCAGGTTTGGGGCATGGAATACTTCTACCCTATTGTTAACGATATTTTTGATAATACGTTAGACAAAGCCATGACACTCTGGGATGCGGTAGCTCGCCTGGAAGCAGTTGCCAGTGGAAAAGCAGACGCATCTGTATTTGAGAATCTGAATAAAAATTAA